One segment of Theobroma cacao cultivar B97-61/B2 chromosome 9, Criollo_cocoa_genome_V2, whole genome shotgun sequence DNA contains the following:
- the LOC18588705 gene encoding protein arginine N-methyltransferase PRMT10: MGSRANGVVGGSSGNGAVDKGVDFANYFCTYAFLYHQKEMLCDRVRMDAYYNAIFQNKHHFQGKAVLDVGTGSGILAIWSAQAGARKVYAVEATKMSEHARTLVKANNLQDIVEVIEGSMEEVVLPEKVDVIISEWMGYFLLRESMFDSVIFARDHWLKSTGVMYPSHARMWVAPIRSGLVDQKKNDYEGAMDDWFGFIEDTKNYYGVEMSVLTKPFSEEQEKYYLQTSLWSNLHPHQVIGTAAVIKEIDCLTATVNDILQVRSTFSSAISMEHTRFCGFGGWFDVHFRGRREDPAQQEIELTTAPSTNNGTHWGQQVFLLHPPTHVDEGSNFNVSFSMNRSKENHRLMEVDFDVKISQPSGLILPPIKKKFYVE, from the exons ATGGGGAGCCGTGCAAACGGAGTCGTCGGCGGCAGCAGCGGCAATGGGGCGGTGGATAAAGGAGTTGATTTTGCAAATTACTTCTGCACATATGCATTTCTTTACCACCAGAAAGAGATGCTCTGTGATCGAGTCCGCATGGACGCTTATTACAATGCTATATTTCAGAACAAGCATCATTTCCAAGGAAAG GCTGTGTTGGATGTAGGAACAGGAAGTGGCATTCTTGCAATCTGGTCTGCCCAGGCTGGTGCAAGGAAGGTCTATGCTGTTGAAGCAACTAAAATGTCAGAGCATGCCCGGACCCTTGTTAAAGCAAACAATCTTCAAGACATTGTTGAAGTAATCGAGGGCTCTATGGAGGAGGTCGTCTTGCCAGAGAAAG TTGATGTGATTATCTCTGAGTGGATGGGTTACTTTCTACTGCGTGAGTCTATGTTTGACTCAGTGATATTTGCTCGTGATCACTGGCTTAAATCAACTGGAGTCAT gTATCCTAGCCATGCACGCATGTGGGTGGCACCTATCCGATCTGGATTGGTggatcaaaagaaaaatgattatGAAGGAGCAATGGATGATTGGTTTGGGTTTATAGAAGATACGAAGAATTACTATGGTGTTGAGATGAGTGTTTTAACAAAACCTTTCTCAGAAGAGCAGGAGAAATATTACCTGCAg ACATCATTATGGAGCAACCTTCATCCACATCAAGTTATTGGGACAGCTGCTGTTATTAAGGAGATTGATTGTTTAACTGCTACTGTAAATGACATCCTTCAAGTCAGATCAACTTTTTCATCTGCCATCAGCATGGAGCATACTCGCTTCTGTGGATTTGGTGGATGGTTTGATGTCCATTTCCGA GGAAGAAGGGAGGATCCAGCTCAGCAAGAAATTGAGTTGACGACTGCACCGAGTACAAATAATGGCACCCATTGGGGACAACAG GTTTTTCTCTTGCATCCTCCTACTCATGTTGATGAAGGGAGCAATTTCAATGTTTCTTTCTCAATGAACCGTTCTAAGGAAAACCATAGATTAATGGAGGTTGACTTTGATGTTAAGATCAGCCAACCTTCTGGCCTAATACTTCCACCAATTAAGAAGAAGTTCTACGTAGAGTGA
- the LOC18588706 gene encoding probable receptor-like protein kinase At5g20050, giving the protein MEDKKANILAVTIIISLIIFIIVARVSLKLSRAFFLIAGADIAVILAVFVCLVIRGRYHRRRKLLEKQLVSEGRELRIEYSFLRKVAGVPIKFRHKELEDATDNFRALLGQGASASVFKGILSDGTSVAVKRIEGEEHGEKEFKSEVAAIASVQHVNLVRLMGYSRLPGGPRFLVYEFIPNGSLDCWIFSRRETRSRPGGCLSWDLRYRVAIDVAKALSYLHHDCRSRILHLDVKPENILVDENFRAIVADFGLSKLIGKDESRVITTIRGTRGYLAPEWLLERGVSEKSDIYSYGMVLLEMIGGRRNVSVIENGTDRSQRKWQYFPKIVRDKLREGNLMEAVDQRLVEAGGIDERQVKRMVYVALWCIQEQAKLRPSMAQVVEMLEGRVPVDEPPETQMLVVDLLSIDEEDSSCHDRPRIGVMGSHVDCNLPSSSSSSFAMSVLSGRNSRTKTEKNTTNV; this is encoded by the coding sequence ATGGAGGACAAGAAAGCAAATATACTAGCTGTTACAATTATCATCAGCCTCATCATTTTTATCATCGTTGCTCGCGTATCATTGAAACTTTCCAGAGCTTTCTTCCTCATTGCGGGGGCAGATATTGCAGTAATCCTTGCAGTATTTGTGTGTCTTGTAATTAGAGGGCGCTATCATCGCAGAAGGAAATTGTTAGAGAAGCAACTGGTATCAGAAGGTCGAGAGCTTCGAATAGAGTATAGTTTTCTCAGAAAGGTAGCTGGTGTTCCAATAAAGTTTAGGCACAAAGAGCTTGAGGATGCAACAGATAATTTCCGAGCGCTGCTGGGCCAAGGTGCTTCTGCTTCAGTATTCAAAGGCATCCTAAGTGATGGCACCTCTGTTGCTGTGAAGCGAATTGAAGGTGAGGAGCATGGGGAGAAGGAATTTAAGTCTGAAGTTGCTGCAATTGCAAGTGTGCAACATGTGAATCTTGTGCGCCTTATGGGGTATAGCCGTCTTCCTGGAGGGCCTAGATTCCTTGTTTATGAATTCATCCCAAATGGTTCATTGGATTGTTGGATCTTCTCCAGAAGGGAAACCAGAAGTCGTCCTGGAGGTTGCTTGTCATGGGACTTAAGGTACAGAGTTGCCATTGATGTGGCTAAGGCACTCTCTTACCTACATCATGATTGTCGGTCAAGGATACTACACCTTGATGTCAAGCCAGAAAATATACTTGttgatgagaattttagaGCAATTGTGGCAGATTTTGGTCTTTCAAAGTTGATCGGAAAAGATGAGAGCAGGGTCATTACAACAATCAGGGGGACCAGAGGTTACTTGGCCCCGGAATGGCTCTTGGAGCGTGGAGTTTCAGAGAAGTCTGATATCTATAGCTATGGAATGGTTCTTCTGGAGATGATTGGAGGCCGAAGAAATGTTAGCGTGATTGAAAATGGAACTGATAGGTCTCAAAGGAAATGGCAGTACTTTCCTAAAATTGTGAGGGACAAACTAAGGGAAGGAAACCTAATGGAAGCTGTTGATCAGAGGCTAGTTGAAGCAGGAGGTATAGATGAGAGGCAAGTAAAAAGAATGGTTTATGTAGCTTTGTGGTGCATACAAGAGCAGGCGAAACTAAGGCCTAGCATGGCACAAGTGGTTGAGATGCTTGAAGGGCGTGTGCCAGTAGATGAACCCCCAGAAACACAAATGCTTGTCGTCGATTTGCTATCCATAGATGAAGAGGATTCTTCTTGTCATGACAGGCCAAGAATTGGTGTCATGGGATCACACGTGGACTGCAACCTTCCTAGCTCATCTTCGTCC